In Zingiber officinale cultivar Zhangliang chromosome 1A, Zo_v1.1, whole genome shotgun sequence, the DNA window agagaagaaatagggcagttgatatatgatgtattgaaaaatggatatccaaatttaataaagtaacttttttaccctaaattatatattttggataGGGAAACTGGTGTGGATGCtctaaaagagagggtagaggtgcctcacctaataacaatatatcatctagtattcctttcttctcttccttgtggtggtcggccctcatcctcatcctctcctccttttcttcttctttggctggcggcatcaactctctaggagactctTGGTGGATTTTGctgggagaagaagtggagaaAGGAGGATTTGtatctttgcatcccttggagcttggttagtggccgaatttcttcatctctaggagattcttggtggccgaaacttgcaagaagaagaaggaagcttgggaggattctcgtctcggtagatcgtcgcccacacgacatccaagataagaagaggaatacgacagaagatcgtgaggtctataagctataaaatgtataactagttattagtttccgcatcataactagttcatcattttatttagatcttgaaatatcaaatacaagaggctaatgaatctaggtaatcgaatttatgttttcgattttgtgtttcttttgtttttcgaacttgtaattcgattattctttttggttaaacctagggttactataagaaaattaaatattaaatttcgttgaaagactttgtctaggaagtggtagatgctctcatacccaagaaggtctaatgtctcgccatgtttaacctggaagcctatctctgaaattaatatttaattgaatttgtaatatgggtggatttggatcaataatgttaagtatcgtttgcgatccaagtgtaaaccactaagaacagataagttgaatttggaatcaataatgttaagttctgtttgcgattccaaatttaatttttaaataacacGATAGGTTGTTATGaaaagttcaggacttgtacaaaatttttgtacaggggaaccgatgcgatattccgagtagcaaccaacaagaacaAGACTTGTATGCTTTGCAAAAATCAAAATGAATTGAGTGTCCACTTATTCTTTGAGTACCCTATTACATGTGCTCTTTGGAACAAGATGAGGACATGGTTAGAGATAAGTTACGAAGTTACCTCAATGGAGGAGCTATTTAACATTCTTGGCAAGTCATCGAATGAAGGGCCAATATCTTGAAGTTTCTAATATGATCTTTATTCCATGGGAAGCTCACAAAAGGTTTCTAATGTTGATAAGATGTTGCGTAAGATTTAAATCCATATTTATCGTTTTGTGGATCGAAGTGGTCTGCCTCAATTTGGGGTGGTCTTCTGGTGGCTCGAGCAGATTACGCGGCCTGTGCAGGTAGTGCGGCATATGGAACAGATTGCCGTGTAATTTGAAGTTGGTGGTCAATGAGTGGATTGAATCGACCTTGTTGTGTTGCTATGTAATTTAACGGTGGTGTCCCATGAATTGCTTGAGTAAATTTGATTTTAGTGGTGCATGCGTGGCTTAAGCTGATTGGTTGGAGATTGTGTTGCATGTCATTGCATTCATTGTCATTTGGTTTCCCTTGTCTTTTAGTTTTGTACGTGAGTCAAGGAAAGTCATGGACTTGTAGTTGATTGACATGTCATGTCTAGAGGGTTTgagcttatgttttaccttatgatgTGTGCTTTTGATTGTATGTTCGAGGTTGTAAAAATttgaatattttataatttatttatttatttccgtGAAAGCGGGTAGAGCGATGAGGATGTGCTTATGAGAGCATATAAAATATGGCAAGATGAATGTGTTTGGCGAGTTCTCAAAGATTGTGAAAAATATGCTCCACATAGAGTTGGTCATCATGCTAACAAACAATTTAAGAACTCAAAATCAAGAGGGTACATATCCTCATCCAATCAAGATACTCCTATCAATGCAGATATTTGTGAATTTCATACTAGTCCAATAAGGCAATGAAAAGGAATGATAAATTCAAAACTAAAGACATTAATGACATGAAATTTGATAATAACCGgtaaaaaaatgaaagaattacAAAGAACACGAATTGAGATATAAAAACACGGATGACAATAAAGGAGTATGAAATCTTTATGAATGATACTAGTAGAATGATAGAAGATCAACTTAAGTTACATTCTAAATTTtgtgaaaatattaaaaagaaatatgGTATGCAGTAGATGTTTTTaagattatctttataaaatttataaatttttatttcatCCATGTAATTCATTTTTATCTGTATTAATGTTATTTGTATTGAAATGAGTTTCCTAAAACTAGGAAAAATAATTGACCATTATAACCAAAGAGTCGGTTTAAAAATAGGAGATAACAAACTAGAAATGTATAAAATTGACCGTCATAAAAGTAGTTATTATAAAATTAACCAATTTAAAAATAGTCATTACAAATTAGTTATTATAAAAATAACCCTTACAAACTAGCAGTTATAAAACTAGCCATTACAAATGCCTCTATATATTCATGTATAGAAGCTAGAATCCTTCATTCTACTAACATTGTCTTCTCAAACCACATTGATATTATTCATTTATTTCAAATGTCTCATGATCCCAATCACTCTAGGAGTTCTATTATCTGCGAtcaatagagaaattttttaatggatttaaatgATGACTTGGATCAAACGACGCTGATGCTACTAGAGTATGAAGAAATGAAAGTTTTAGCAACTCAAAGTTCTTTCGGCAGAACTCATAGAAGGTATTTAAGAGTGCAATcaataaaagattatttttttataaattatttgtaataatttattatttaatgttgtatttcttatttttaaatttgtaaattttttaataatttttttaacaaattaggtGATATAAGAGTGACCAATTaacaaataattaagatttttttaaaagatatatGAATTGTTGAGTGTGGGGTCCAtaaaaaaattatagagatttttttttacagTAGAGAGAAGAGtgagattttttattttgatatggTAATGATGTGACacctcaaaaataaaaaaaaatttacttttgaGTTTTTTATTGGAGATGCCCTAAGGGCTCGTAGGGTGacaagtgtatatatatatatatatatatatatatataccagagTGTACAAGGTAAGGGTGCATAGGATCACATTTCTCTCTCTCCATATAtatgtatattattttttttttacaaaactcAAAAAGACGTCTTTTAGTTTTTTTAATCACATGTCtcagattgattttttttatcaaagggtGTCAAATTGATTTTTATATATACCCGGCACTCGGACTTGTGAGGTCACCCAAGAGTGTACAGGGTAAGGGTGCATAGGATCACATTTATCTCTCTCTCCATTtatgtatattattttttttacaaaactcAAAAGGACGTCTTTTAGTTTTTTGAATCACATGTCccaaattgttttttttaatcaatgggcatcaaattgattttcaattATAATGTATAATTATTCAACTATATTATTCTCATTATTATTTCCTACTTATATTTCCTACTTAAATCCTAAATTAGGGGTGTGTTATAGTAACTACGGATTCGTAAATGTTACATAGTATAATAGTTATGAAATTGCTATAACAATAACAATTATGATTTCGTAGCTGTTACAACTAAACTTTTACACAGTTGTAACAACTATGGTTTCGTAACTGATACAACAAATATAACGTAAATGTTAACTAAGTTTTAAGAGATAATAATTTTTGGCTTAGATTAAACTACGAAAAACACAATATATAAATTGAAGTTCGTTTAGAGATCTATATTTGTCGTCTAGTGTAACTCATAATGACCTtgtcttaggcttacaaatattgttaaagtatttttttaaaggcTTCGAAAAATTTTAGTCCTCTATATTAAGATTATTTTAGCTATGAAATAGTAGTTGTGCAATTATAAGCTACAACTATTGACACTGTGATTTATTATCTTTTCATGTCGGGCGTGGCGGGACATTATAATTTTCTAACCAACAGATACAAGATGGTCTATTTGCAAATGTTTTTTTCGCCAATTAAAGTTCATTGAAGATATTTAGTTAAAGAGGGATACAAAAAGTTTTCTCTGTTCTATTGTGAAGTATCATTTTTACATATTCATTACTGAAAAAGCAATGAAAAAGCTTGTTCAGTATAGAAAtagattaatcaatttaataaatatatatacttgCTTGATTGTATTTTGTCAAAAGTATTTGTTTTAGGCTTACAAATAttgtttaaagtatttttaaaggcTCCCAAGAATTTTAATCCTCTTTACTAAGATTATTTTAGTTATGAAATCATAGTTGTGCAACTATAAGCTACAACTATTatagttgtagcaactatgaaaCTGTAGCTGTAGCAACTACGAAACTGTAGTTGTTACAATTGTTATAGTTATAGCAACTACAATTTCATAATtgttataattataatatatagtTATAGCAGGTACGATTTCGTAGTTGTTATAATGTGCATGATCAGTTCAAGATATGACGGGAAATATAAGCGGTATAATAATGAGAATAATACTAAAggatatttatattattttatatggAGGTGGACatttttttgattaaaaaaataaagtaagGCGTCTTTGACGATTTAGAAAaatagagatattttttaaaaattttatctaatttttttgcacccataaaaaaaattatgtggtCTATCCTTAATCCTATAAAGATATTTTATATAATCGATATAGGATTACCTCCTCTTAACAGAAATGTCAAGGCAACTGGGGTTCTCTAGGAACATCTTGTCCAAGAACTTCCTATCATGCTCCCTTGCGCTCTTTTGAAACATCCTCGTCTGAGAACATATCATCACATGGCCTTACAATCTTCGCGAACATCCTCATCCAAAAACTTCTATGTCACACTCCTTCCTCCTTACTAACTAGATACCTAGTTAGCTAGTCTCGTCCTCTTGGGATGGTACAGTGGTTAAGACATATGATGTTACCACATTAGGTTATGGGGTGGAAACTCGGCACGTCCGAGCATGTCTTCTCCCATATCTTAGTCATTACACTAAtcactagtagtcacccgtgatttacctcctatGTGTTGACCTAGGGGTGAGTTGACAGGAATGCTAGGGGTGAGTGAATCACCTTTTATCACATTAGATACCTAGTTAGTCTCACTCAACCACTTTAGTAGTAAATGCCACCTTAATAAAATGATGATTATGATAGCGTGGGCGGTCAATGGAAGGACGACTTTTGATGAAAGTAGCATGGGTTGTGGTAAAGCATGAGTTGTAACAAAAGGATTATATTACAAGATAAAACAAGAGAATATAGGGAAGGAAGTATAGTTTTTTTTCCAGAGCATTCATATCAACGTTCCTAAATATAAAATTTGCCTTAAATTTTATATCTacgtaaaaaaaattatatcatgtCTTATCCATTCACACACTGGCGGAGGCAGGGGGCGCGAGGGGGTGCGGAAGCACCCATtgcttttggaggaaaaaaataaaaaattaattatgattaaaaaataaaggacataattttaattttttaaaaatgattggaCTTTTTCACAAAATGTTATTAAAAACAccttttctctcctttctccgtTTCGATTCTTTTTCCTTGCTGCCGcaactttctttttcttttcagcCACCGAACCTTTTTTTCCCTAAGTTAATCCTTCTTCTTTAAACCAAAAACCTTAATCGCACTAAGAGATTTCATTATTTCTCCCTGGTCTCCTCAAACTGTTGCCCTCATCTTTGTCGCCTCTTCACTTCATCGACGCCTCACGCCAGTGACGCCACTACTGTTCACGGTTCACCTATTTTGTCGACGCCGCTGCCAACCTGCCACTATCGACGCCGCTACCACTGTGCTCCGCCGGTGATTCTCCACAACAAGCAAAATCTCTTCAATTTTAGGTAAACCTTGTTCCTTATTTCATCTAAtttctaatttcataatttataCTTGGTAGTACATTAATTTATTATGTTGATtgcataaattaataattttgagaaattgacaTAGGTTatgaagaaatttttaaaacaaagtatTGAGTCTTCTAAGAATTCTATGGAAAAAAATAGTAAGAAAAAATATTCTCGTGTTGAATTCAACCCGGATGATGTTGTTAGTAACCTAGGGCTACGTAAACCAATAAATGAATTTGATGTTTCTATTAGAGATCAGATTCGAAGAGAATATTTGATTAGAGGACCTTGTCAACCATTTATTCATAGTTATCCCCAAAGACAATTCGGTAAAGAGCATAGAAGTTTCCAAGTTGCttggtttaaaaaattttcatggtTAGAGTACAACATATCAAAAGATGTAACTTTTTGTTTTTGGTGttatctctttaaaaattctcatAGAGGATGTCGAGTTGGAGATGAGGCATTTACTAATTCAGGGATAACTAGTTGGAGAAAAGCAATGGAAGTATTTAATACGCATGTTGGTGGTGTAGCTAGTGCTCATAATGATGCAAGAACACAATTTGAGGCTTTTCAAAATCAACGACAAAGTGTGTCACATTTGCTACAAGCACAAGGGCATGGAATGGAGGTTGCATATCACACTCGATTAACGGCAACTTTAGATGTTACACGCTTTCTTTTGAAACAAGGTTTGTCTTTCCGTGGACATGATGAGTCATTGAATTCCTCAAATAAAGGTAACTTTCTTGAATTGATTGAGTGGTATACCCAAAGAAATGATGAGGTTGCCAAGACCATGAATGAAAATGCCCCTGGAAACAATCAAATGAAGTCTCCAACAGttcaaaaggatttaacacgGGCTTGTGCTGCTGAAGTCACAAATGTCATTCTTAATGATATAAAAGACAATATATTTTCTCTTATGGTTGATGAGTGTCGAGATATTTCAGTCAAATTAAGAACAAATGGGAGTTGTTTTAAGATACGTGAACAAACATGGATGTGTTATTGAAAGATTTCTTGCTATTGTACATGTGTCTGATACTTCTGCTATTTCTTTGAAGAATGATATTGATGAATTGTTTGCAAAACATAAGTTGTCATTATCAAGATTGAgaggtcaaggatatgatggagCTTCAAATATGCGAGGTGAGTATAATGGATTGAAGGCTCTTATATTGAAGGAAAATTCATCTGCAAGGTATGTCCATTGTTTTGCTCACCAACTTCAACTAGTTGTTGTTGCAGTTGCTAAAAGCAATCAAATTGTGAGTGATTTCTTCCAATATGTTACTATGATTGTGAATATTACTGGTGCTTCATGcaaaagaaaagataagtttAGACAACTTGAACATGATAGACTTGTAGAATGTTTGGAGAAAGGAGATATTGTTAGtggcaaaggaaaaaaaatcaggaAATCAGTTTAAAACGACCAGGGGATACTCGTTGGGGTTCACATTACATGACTATTATCCGTTTGATGTCTACGTGGACTTCTGTTTTACAAGTGCTTGAAAATGTGCATGATGATGGTACTAATGATAATAATAGTGGTATCGCCACCAGTTTGATTGATAAGATGGAGAGTTATGAATTTGTGTTTGTGATGCATTTGATGAAATCTTTATTGGAAATCACAAATAAATTGTCACTTGCCTTACAACAAAAGGATCAAAACATTGTACTGGCTGTCAGTTTGATCAAGACAATGAAAGTTCGATtacaaaaattgagagacgaaggATGGGAGAATTTTTTGGACGTCGTCAACAAATTTTGTAGTAACCATATGATCCCAGTACCGAATATGGAAGAAAACATGAGAACTCGTGGTTGCAGCAGACGTAATGGACAAATGATTACTAATTTTCATCACTATCGTGTTGAAATTTTTTGTcaggtattatttttaaatattttattgaattttaattttctaataatctttttattcatttttttattgttaCAATATTAGGTTCTTGATATGATGGTTCAAGAGATGAGTAATCGGTTTTCAGAATCAAGTACGGAGGTACTTACTTGCATTGCTTGCTTAGATCCAAAGGACTCTTTTTCTCAATTTGATATTGGTAAACTACTTCACCTTGCTGAACTTTATCTAGAGGACTTTTCATTGACTGATCGTGTAATACTTGAGGACCAACTTGAGACTTACATTCAAAATGTACGAGGTGAATTTTCTATGATTGAAGATTTAGGAAGTCTTGCTAAAAAGATGGTTGAAACGGGCAAGAATATAATTTTTTCCATTGGTATATCGTTTGATCAAGTTAGCATTAGTTTTACCAGTTACAACTGCTTCTGTTGAAAGAGTTTTTTCTGCGATGAAAATTATCAAGATTGATTTGCGTAATAGGATGTGAGATGAGTGGATGAATGACAGTTTGATAGTATACATCGAGAAGGATATTTTTGCTACAATTGAAAATGAACAAATTTTACAATATTTTCAACAGATGAACACTCGTAGGATCCAGTTGCCTCCTCTTGTTTGTATGTCTAGATCTGATGCTGGTGGTTcaagtattaaaaaataattccttTATTGGTATGCCCATATTTTTATGTctgtatcattatcattatcaattTAGtactcttttaatatttttttttgatagcGAGAAATTTTTTTAAGTCTCTTCTTTGAGCACCCTTCTAAATTTTTGTCTGGATCCGCTACtgtccattccctaaatttaaatttaataaatagtacttctctaaatttataaaataaattcattttctaaatattaaaatattatttaatttaggagagataacaaaaaaaataaaagaaatggaTTGGCTAATGAAAGAGTAAATATTATACAAGAGAGaggaatataataaaaaaatgaaagaatatgaagaaaatagtagaaaaataaataaagataataGAAATTTTTAGTAGTTGATGTAGTCTGTAATGAAAAATGtctgtctaaatttaataaagtgaataATTTATTCTAAAATTTAGAGATATTATAGATAAATTGACGTGAATATTTTAGGTCTTTTgtactctctctctatatatatatagtcctCATGGACCTAGTTGAATCAGTACTTAGATGGTAAAATTATCACACATGAGTAagatttgaattcctaattcctTTAGAGGATAAATTCCTTTCACTTAGGAAGTCATTTGACACCGTGATTTATTACCTTTTCACGTCGGATCGCGACGGGACAATATGATTTTCTAACCAACAGATACAACATATCTATTTGCAAATGTTTTTTTCGCCAATCAAAGTTCATTGAATATATTTAATTAAGGAGGGATGCAACACAGAGGCCCTGCTATCACATCCATCCTTTCTCCCAATTCCCAGCCTCAATATCTATCTATCTTAATTTGCTTCCATAATCTTCAGCCACGGCTGAGTTACTACACGTGTGACGTGTGACGTGTGACGTGTGACGTATCCATGAATTAATGAATTAAAGTTAGGGgacttgaatttaaatttaatataataaattatatattattaaaaaaaataaaaaatgatatatattataaaaactagattttaaaatataaaatttatttataatataatttgcaCCTATAAGTCAAATTTAATTCAATATTGAGTGTCGAGTAATTGACAACGAAAAGTTTTCTCCATTCTATTGTGAAATATCATTTTTACATATTCATTACTAAAATGAAAAAGCTTGCTCggtatagaaatagaaatagattaatcaatttaataaatatatatatatttgcttGGTTGTATTTTGTCAAAAGtatttcaataaaaaaataattttcctatctACTAGGATGACTTTTCCAAAATGATCTAGTAAAAAACGAGCGCTTGATTTTATTGTGGCCATTGGCTGTTTTAAAATGCGGACaaagaataaaaaaaaggaaTAATCAGGATTAAAAgggaatatttgaaaaatattgatgtctaatttaaaaaaaaaaatatgcataaTTCATTATAGCATAAAGTGGAATTCGTCGTCATGGGACCATTTGTGAGAAgataaattgaaaaattataattgACCGTTGGAAGAATTATTCGTTCTATTTTACTGAAAATCAACCCCTATCTATTATAGTAAATTTTACCCCATAACAATCAACTCAATCTTATCTCTAAGGCAACAATACTTATAATCCACATATTAAAAAACATcactttaaagacataaaaatctACTACTCTCTCAATAAAAAATCAATCTCTCTACAACTTTTAAATCTCATTATTAATTATTAGTCTCACCCACAcatgattaatttaaaaataaaattatttggttaatttaaaaataaaaaaataattttaaattttagttaggctcttaaattaaaaatctcaaaTCATCCGTAATAATTCGagtttttttattcaattttttagtTCCATAAGTTTCCTCAAAGACTTTGCATTAAAGATGCTAGATTTGATGCTCGTGTATCTCTCCTATAACTCCGTTCCTTTACTTTTCGTTCTAAATGGGTCATCCAAACCAACGTGTAGATTTTCAGATTCAAAAGCAAAAAATCcaagattttcttctcttttcaaTCCGTTTACCATCTCATTTTCCTCCCATATGCAAGAGAAGCTGACCAAAGATGGATTTTACTTCTGGATCCGATAACAAAATGACATCTTTCTTCGAAACTACCGAGTGATTCCTTGTTTTGCCTTTCTCCGATCCAGAGATGGGTTTTATCTACCTAGAAGCTACCCTCATGAGCATCGATCAGGTAGGAGGTCCCACCGGTTGCCGTTGAAGATCAACTCACTTACCTCCATCTAGACCAGAGCAAGCTTCCTTTTACCTACTATTTTTAAAATGGATCTGCCATCTCAGCAGCCCCTTTAGAGTTATTCCTATAGATATAGAGGGAGATAAATTTAGGTACGTAAACAATAGGCGCATGATGGGATGGATTATAAGTCATGAGTTCTTGCGAGATTTGACTCTAGACTATTATGTTAGTACATGCACTTATGTACTAAGACACtctttatatattttatggataattattttataaagacAAGTATTTAtcgttcattatttatttttatatacatatatgattaatgataaagtctcacaaattaatgagtatattaatcTAAAAATAGTCTTTAATCAGATAGATATCTAGCGGGGACATGAATATCTAGATAACGCTGAGTATGATTAGGTTGAAATAGATCGAGGATGAATATCTAAGTTGTACTTGGGGATACCTTGAGCTTAGAGGTACACTGGGCACGACCTGCTTAAGAGGTGACCACGTATTAAGCATCATTTATCATTCTTCTTATGAatgagtgtaactgatcttttgacttgagatatCCATTTATTCTATGGGTGGAGTTATATATTTTGACGTCGTTGAAAGCATTCTTTAAtcagattgtgattaatacggtaggtGAGTGTATGATAAAGCGTACAGAGAATAGTATtcagtcaatagaggattcatcgctttcttggattaggagttaacatcttaTCCGCTTGATAGAGacattagtgactcaaaatccataaCCATGGGAGAAATATTTGATCATTTAAGAAGAgtctattatattttataaatcaagtaaaataattaatttggtaataATACATAATGTACCAAATTAAGTaggatgtaggcttagatgaagaaAATGAATTACATATTAATCGGTTCATGGTGATTTAtagtttattattaatattaatttaatcacGTTAAGTAGCTAAAAATTGCTGTTAGACGGTTACCTTAGGTTTTATACagtcttcgtgtataaaacctagagagTCGCAcacatagcacgtagacatgaataTTATCTATTAATTGATGATTTTAGTggatactaaaattaatcaattgattatttcagaataagaattaattagattattaattaattaattctgaaATATTGGAAGCTAATACGAGTTaagattaaatatgattttatttgATTCAAAGAAGAGGGGATAGAGAATTTGGATAGACACAATCATGATAATCCTTAGAAATTTGAAAAGTTATAACTCTtgatcttcctaattaatgaaggtcataaatgaagaatttatggaggttATAACTCTTCATATTCCTATTTAATGAATGCCATAAATGAAAAATTTATGAAAGTCATAACTCTTTATCTTCATAATTTATAgaggttataaatgaagaattaatgGAGAccttaactcttcatcttccttagagGCTATAAAATAACCACCATGAAAAGGTTGCATGTAAACTTCTCTCTTTCTTCCAACAAAAGAAATCTATAGtcttctaaaatttcttttgtcGATTCAAGAGCCTAGCATCTAACGGATCGTATCAAGTTTATGATTTAATGCGTATCGATACAACTAGAGGAGTC includes these proteins:
- the LOC122002080 gene encoding zinc finger MYM-type protein 1-like, whose amino-acid sequence is MEVFNTHVGGVASAHNDARTQFEAFQNQRQSVSHLLQAQGHGMEVAYHTRLTATLDVTRFLLKQGLSFRGHDESLNSSNKGNFLELIEWYTQRNDEVAKTMNENAPGNNQMKSPTVQKDLTRACAAEVTNVILNDIKDNIFSLMNDIDELFAKHKLSLSRLRGQGYDGASNMRGEYNGLKALILKENSSARYVHCFAHQLQLVVVAVAKSNQIVSDFFQYVTMIVNITGASCKRKDKFRQLEHDRLVECLEKGDIVSVLENVHDDGTNDNNSGIATSLIDKMESYEFVFVMHLMKSLLEITNKLSLALQQKDQNIVLAVSLIKTMKVRLQKLRDEGWENFLDVVNKFCSNHMIPVPNMEENMRTRGCSRRNGQMITNFHHYRVEIFCQVLDMMVQEMSNRFSESSTEVLTCIACLDPKDSFSQFDIGKLLHLAELYLEDFSLTDRVILEDQLETYIQNVRVTTASVERVFSAMKIIKIDLRNRM